One Eurosta solidaginis isolate ZX-2024a chromosome 1, ASM4086904v1, whole genome shotgun sequence genomic window, CAAAACTTGGTTGGGTGGTAGCGGGTGCTGTCGCCAATCACTCACCACTTGCTTCGGCTGCACTAGTAACTTCGTATAACACTTCGGTTGGCACAGATTGTTTCTTATCCACTACCATACTTTCGCAATTATCGTTAGCCTCGTCACAACACAAAACGGAATCCCTATCACTGGAGCCATCCTGTGATGAAATCTTAGAGCGTTTTTGGCAACTAGAGTAGCAGTCACTACCCTCTATGGTACTAACTTTGAGCGAGATGGAGTGTGAAAGGCACTTCCTTGAAACAACCAAAAGATGTCCAACTACAGATAAATTCATCGTAAGGCTTCCGTTCAAAGAAGCACCACAATCACTAGGCAGTTCCCACGacatagctcttcgtcgccttttgTCCACTGAATCAAAACTACGTCGCAACAAGAATTTACAAGCCGACTACACCGCGTTTATGCAGGAATATATAGATCTCGCGCATATGATACGCATGCTATTGCCCAGCGGCGCAGTTAACTATATTCCTCACCATGCGGTTCTCAAATTAGATAGCAGTACAACTAAAATACGCGTTGTCTTTGATGCATCATGTCGGACAACGAATGGCAAATCTCTTAATGACTTACTACGTGTTGGGCCAACTATTCAAGACGATGTTTTCTCAATTCTTGTTAGATTCCGCACACATATCTTCGTTCTAATGGCCGATATCgccaagatgtataggcaaattttggTTGACCACCATGATGCAAAGTATCAGTGCATATTGTGGCGGGATGTAGATGGCGGCAAAATAAGCACATATCAATTAGAAACGGTTACCTATGGAACTGCGTGTGCACCGTACCTAGCAACCAAGTGTTTGCAACAGCTGGCAGATGAGCACACTTCAACACATCCCATTGGCTCGGAGGTAGCACATCGCGATTTCTACGTAGACAATCTGATGACCGGAGCATCCACCGTTCAGGAGTTGAGAGAAATCAAGAATCAAGTAGTTGATATCCTAGCTCGTGGTGGATTTCCGTTAAGAAAGTTTGCATGCAACGATCTGCGTACCATATCAGATATACCACTTACTGATCGAGAAGATATAATTCAACTTTATGACATCGATTACATAAAGGCGCTGGGCCTACGATAGTCACCCTCATtagattgttttttgtttaaatacaCACAATCCCCATTATCAGCAAAGGTGACTAAAAGAACCATACTGTCTCATATCGCTCGCTTCTTTGATCCATGTGGGTTGCTCAACCCAATCGTCGTCACTTGTAAGGTTCTAATGCAACAACTATGGAAGCTTCGTTTGCATTGGGATGAAAGCGGACCATCCTGCTTATACACAGAGTGGCAATCATTTTGCGAGCAACTACCCCTAGTCGAAAACATCAGAGTGGCCAGGTTAGTACAATTTGGGAATGAATGTACCTTTCATGCCTTTGCAGATGCCAGCACCAAGGCATATGGAGCCTGCATATATGTGGTTTCGCAGTCCGAGGGGTCATATCGGTCAGCGCTTTTGTGCGCAAGGTCTCGAGTTGCGCCCACTAAAGAAGTGAGTCTACCGCGGCTGGAGCTTTGCGCGGCGTTACTGTTAAGTGAATTATTAGATTCCGTTTGCAATCTACTCCATCCAAACCCGCTCAGTGTACACTGCTGGACAGATTCAATGGTTGCACTTGCATGGATTAGTGGCGAACCGTCAAGATGGGCGACTTTCGTCAGTAACAGGGTGTCAATCATTCAAGCACTCACATTGAAATTTAAGTGGCATCATGTTCCGGGCCAGCTGAACCCAGCAGATATTTTATCTCGTGGCGTTACACCAAAGAATCTTCTCGACAACAATTTGTGGTTCAATGGTCCAAACTTCATCGTTCAACCAAATGAGCATTGGCCACAAGCAGCAGTTAGCCCAACCGAACTGCCAGAACAACGCAAACAACAAACGTTGTTAGTAGCAACACCAACTCAAGACATCGTTGCCGAACTTAAGTTTGTCAACAATTACAACAAGGTGCTTCGAATATTTTGCTATGTACACCGCTTCATCGATGCAAGTCGCAGTAAAAGCAATCGAAATGGCTATATCGACGTTGCAGAAATGAACAACGCCCTACACACTGTTTGTCGCCTTATTCAACAGCAAACATTTATGGACGAGCGAAGGCAACTTCAAGCTAGTAACACAGTATCGCGAAAATCATCGTTGGCCCAATTGTCACCTTTTCTTCATGAAGGTCTCATCAGAGTCGGAGGTCGCCTCAGAAACGCAACTCTTCCGTTCGACGAAAAGCATCCTATTTTTCTACCAAAAAATCATCCCTTCGTATCGTCAATCATACTCCATCGACAATATCTCTACGCTGGGAATCAGACTTTACACAGCATTGTACGAGAAAGGTTTTGGATTATAAACGCACGTAACGTAATCCGTCAGGTAATACATAAATGCCTCACTTGTTACAGATTTCGTCCCATTTTAGCAGAGCAGATAATGGGCTCCCTGCCTAAAGACAGGGTGAATCAATATTCTCCATTCGAAGTAACCGGGGTGGATTATTGTGGTCCTCTACTCATGACGCAAAAAATAAGaggaaaatcacccataaaagcATATCTGGCCGCTTTCATCTGTTTCATTTCCAAGGCCATCCATCTGGAGCTAGTACCCGATCTCACATCAGCAGCATTTATCGCAGCGTTGAGGCGTTTCATCGCTCGTCGCGGAAGATGTAGGGTTATCTATTCAGATAACGCAACAAACTTTGTAGGGGCTAATCGAGAGCTTCGAGAACTCCTTCAACAATTCGTGTCACAAGAACATTATGATGACGTACAACAGGCTTGCTGTGAAAACGCTATCGAGTGGAAGTTTATACCACCCCGCTCGCCGCACTTCGGTGGCCTCTGGGAGAGCGCAGTAAAGCAAGCCAAACATTATTTACGAAGAGCCATTGGGGCTCATATTCTAACGCACGATGAATTGCACACAATTTGTTGCCAGGCTGAAGCGATTATTAACAGCCGACCATTAACGCCCATGACCAGCTGTCCCGATGATATGCGCCCCATAACACCAGCTCACCTTCTTATTGGTCGCTCGCTCACTAGCATACCAGAGCCATCGCTCTCGTCATCAAACCCAGGCGCATTAAAGCGCTATCAACTATCGCAATGGATACAACAGCAATTTTGGGAACGATGGAGCAAAGAATACTTGCGAGAAGTACAACAACGAACAAAGTGGAACCCAATTACCAAATTTGCAGCCAAATGATTTGGTTTTATTTCAGGAAGACAATACTCCCCCATTAAAATGGCCTATGGGCCGCATTGTTGAAACAATCACAGGCATAGATGGAAAGGTGCGTGTTGTTCtcgtgcgttttcattatttttcatttcaagtgtattcaactacataagcggatcaaaaatttgtaaaaaaggtacaagaaataacaaaattaaatgagctgttatattaacgcacgaaaagagataagtacattttatcttgtcacggaaaaatttttaacgggtaaaataagcttttttttgtatttgtgttcctgaaaaaattcgagttttttgatatcccatttgacaatcttgagtaagttttcggtgaaaatcataaattaaacctttaccatgtaaaataccccaaagttattccgaaatgcccaaatttgattttgaggatgatggcatctatggtcaatgttataaaaaatgcacattttcacgcgctctcagagagcgagaagtttcatatcatgtcatcattgcttGAATATTAGGCAAATTGTTTTCGTAACAACAGCGCAAAACTGTTCCGTTCTGCCTTCATAGGTACATgcaaaacatgcatacatacatacaccatcactcatcgtagctgcagcaacaaaatatgtcataAAATCACGCCATTTCTTCG contains:
- the LOC137238925 gene encoding uncharacterized protein; this translates as MQQLWKLRLHWDESGPSCLYTEWQSFCEQLPLVENIRVARLVQFGNECTFHAFADASTKAYGACIYVVSQSEGSYRSALLCARSRVAPTKEVSLPRLELCAALLLSELLDSVCNLLHPNPLSVHCWTDSMVALAWISGEPSRWATFVSNRVSIIQALTLKFKWHHVPGQLNPADILSRGVTPKNLLDNNLWFNGPNFIVQPNEHWPQAAVSPTELPEQRKQQTLLVATPTQDIVAELKFVNNYNKVLRIFCYVHRFIDASRSKSNRNGYIDVAEMNNALHTVCRLIQQQTFMDERRQLQASNTVSRKSSLAQLSPFLHEGLIRVGGRLRNATLPFDEKHPIFLPKNHPFVSSIILHRQYLYAGNQTLHSIVRERFWIINARNVIRQVIHKCLTCYRFRPILAEQIMGSLPKDRVNQYSPFEVTGVDYCGPLLMTQKIRGKSPIKAYLAAFICFISKAIHLELVPDLTSAAFIAALRRFIARRGRCRVIYSDNATNFVGANRELRELLQQFVSQEHYDDVQQACCENAIEWKFIPPRSPHFGGLWESAVKQAKHYLRRAIGAHILTHDELHTICCQAEAIINSRPLTPMTSCPDDMRPITPAHLLIGRSLTSIPEPSLSSSNPGALKRYQLSQWIQQQFWERWSKEYLREVQQRTKWNPITKFAAK